The genomic window CTGCTCACGCGCCTCCTCGGCCTGCCGGGTGGCGTCGCGCTGGGCCTCCTTGAGCTTGGCCTGGTACTGGTCGAGGGTCTGCTGCGCTTCCTTCTGCGCCTCCTCGGCCTTGGCCAGCCCGCCCTCGATCGCCTTGGTCCGCTCGGCGAGCGTCGCCTGGATCTTCGGGACGAACAGCTTGCCCACGAGGATCAGCACGATGGCGAAGGCGATGGAGCCGACGACGAGTTCGGCGGTGTCGGGGAGGACCGGGTTGGTGTCCCCTCCCTCGGCGAGCACCCTTGCGACGAGCGCACTGCTCATGGCGGTTCCGCCTTCCTCTCAGAAGTGAGGGCCGTCGATCACTTGTGGACGAACGGCACGACGAAACCGATGAGCGCGAGCGCCTCGGTCAGGGCGAAGCCCAGCAGCATGTTCTGGCGGATGACGTTCACCATCTCGGGCTGGCGGGCCATCGCCTGGACGCCCTGGCCGAAGATGATGCCGACGCCGATGCCGGGGCCGATGGCGGCGAGACCGTACGCGATGGAGCCGAGGTTGCCGCCGATGTGGTCGGTCGCGGCGAGAACAGCGCTCATGTCAGCTTTCCTTCTCATTCGACCGGTGGGGGTTGGGTCCACCGGAGGTTTGCGGTTACAGGATGGTCCGGGTCAGTGCTCGGGGTGCAGGGCGCCGCCGATGTAGGACGCCGCCAGCAGGACGAAGATGAACGCCTGCAGGCTCTGCACGAAGATCTCGAAGCCGGTCATGACGATCGTCATCAGGAAGCCGACGACGCCGACGCCGGCTCCGAGCGGGGTGAGCTTCTCGACCAGGAACCACCAGGCGACGGTGGAGAAGAAGGCCAGGAGAAGGTGCCCCGCGAACATGTTCGCGAAAAGTCGGACCGAGTGGGTGAACGGCCGGAGGATGATGTTCGAGAGGAACTCGATCGGCGCGAGGATGATGTACAGCGGCTTGGGCAGCCCCGGCGGGAACATCATGTTCTTGAAGTAGCCGATGAAGCCCTGGTTCTTGATGCTCAGGAAGAGCATCAGCACGTACACGAACGCGGCGAGCACGATCGGGAACGCGATGTGGGACGGCACCGGAAGCTGCAGGACCGGTACGACGCCCGCCAGGTTCAGGAAGAGGACGAAGAAGAACGTGGTGAACAGGAAGCCCATCCACCGGTCGCCGTCCTTGCCGATCATCGGCCGGGCGACCTGGTCGCGGACGAACAGGTAGGCGACCTCGCCGACGTTCTGCACGCCGCGCGGGACGAGCTGCGCGTTGCCGAACGCCCGCCAGGCGAAGACGACGAGGAGGAGTCCGGCGAGGGCGACGATCAGGACGGGCTTGGTCAGCCAGTCCAGCCAGGACGGCCCGCCGGGGAAAAGCGGCCCCCATTCGAAGATGTGGAGGCCGGGGGCCTCGAACTCATCTCCGCTCTGGGCGAGGAGGTGCGGCGCGCTCACGCGGCAGTCCCTTCGTCAGTGA from Actinomadura rubteroloni includes these protein-coding regions:
- a CDS encoding F0F1 ATP synthase subunit B produces the protein MLAEGGDTNPVLPDTAELVVGSIAFAIVLILVGKLFVPKIQATLAERTKAIEGGLAKAEEAQKEAQQTLDQYQAKLKEAQRDATRQAEEAREQGNQIIAQMKEQAQAEARRIVEAAHAQIEADKQQAVAALRAEIGALSVELAGRVVGESLEDTARQSRVVDRFLEELEGRAGHREQITS
- the atpE gene encoding ATP synthase F0 subunit C, encoding MSAVLAATDHIGGNLGSIAYGLAAIGPGIGVGIIFGQGVQAMARQPEMVNVIRQNMLLGFALTEALALIGFVVPFVHK
- the atpB gene encoding F0F1 ATP synthase subunit A — encoded protein: MSAPHLLAQSGDEFEAPGLHIFEWGPLFPGGPSWLDWLTKPVLIVALAGLLLVVFAWRAFGNAQLVPRGVQNVGEVAYLFVRDQVARPMIGKDGDRWMGFLFTTFFFVLFLNLAGVVPVLQLPVPSHIAFPIVLAAFVYVLMLFLSIKNQGFIGYFKNMMFPPGLPKPLYIILAPIEFLSNIILRPFTHSVRLFANMFAGHLLLAFFSTVAWWFLVEKLTPLGAGVGVVGFLMTIVMTGFEIFVQSLQAFIFVLLAASYIGGALHPEH